From a single Miscanthus floridulus cultivar M001 chromosome 8, ASM1932011v1, whole genome shotgun sequence genomic region:
- the LOC136473492 gene encoding uncharacterized protein isoform X1, which produces MIEASDYPQFRSWKIVPFSCIFARKCSIPFGSFVSDLYSKSGDLALSVQLWNDSNLPINKKKKQNALREVRKALLSRGVTGYMQFIPHARVPVLQYLSIWVLKRKRVFSPICNQARDFQSLRNRLLVDEARRRQVQEFAKDTVSRLIDLEN; this is translated from the exons ATGATAGAAGCAAGTGACTATCCACAATTCAGGAGCTGGAAAATTGTACCATTCTCTTGCATCTTTGCCAG GAAATGTTCGATACCTTTTGGGTCCTTTGTATCAGATCTTTACTCAAAATCAGGGGACTTAGCTCTATCAGTTCAGCTCTGGAATGATTCAAACCTCCCTATAAACAAGAAAAAGAAGCAGAATGCCTTGAGAGAAGTTAGGAAAGCTTTACTAAGCCGTG GTGTTACTGGATACATGCAGTTCATTCCACATGCAAGAGTTCCAGTCCTTCAGTAT TTGTCGATATGGGTTCTCAAAAGAAAGAGGGTATTCAGTCCTATTTGTAATCAGGCGCGTGATTTTCAAA gccTACGCAATCGTCTGCTGGTTGATGAAGCCAGACGTCGTCAAGTTCAAGAATTTGCTAAGGACACCGTGTCACGTCTCATAGATTTAGAGAACTAA
- the LOC136473492 gene encoding uncharacterized protein isoform X2 yields the protein MIEASDYPQFRSWKIVPFSCIFARKCSIPFGSFVSDLYSKSGDLALSVQLWNDSNLPINKKKKQNALREVRKALLSRGVTGYMQFIPHARVPVLHCRYGFSKERGYSVLFVIRRVIFKAYAIVCWLMKPDVVKFKNLLRTPCHVS from the exons ATGATAGAAGCAAGTGACTATCCACAATTCAGGAGCTGGAAAATTGTACCATTCTCTTGCATCTTTGCCAG GAAATGTTCGATACCTTTTGGGTCCTTTGTATCAGATCTTTACTCAAAATCAGGGGACTTAGCTCTATCAGTTCAGCTCTGGAATGATTCAAACCTCCCTATAAACAAGAAAAAGAAGCAGAATGCCTTGAGAGAAGTTAGGAAAGCTTTACTAAGCCGTG GTGTTACTGGATACATGCAGTTCATTCCACATGCAAGAGTTCCAGTCCTTCA TTGTCGATATGGGTTCTCAAAAGAAAGAGGGTATTCAGTCCTATTTGTAATCAGGCGCGTGATTTTCAAA gccTACGCAATCGTCTGCTGGTTGATGAAGCCAGACGTCGTCAAGTTCAAGAATTTGCTAAGGACACCGTGTCACGTCTCATAG
- the LOC136473493 gene encoding wall-associated receptor kinase 2-like, translated as MAIGSAAFAVVLAIAAAAAESPAPAAPIGLADCNTSCGGVSVPYPFGFGPPRCYWPGFNLTCDRSSGQLLLGDGTLRVAEISLRNATVRVVRSGSIIDSASITSDRNVSFGGSFMNHGYMLSNGNELVLSGCNLVATLVEDLGVGPGRSGIISGCASFCSFRNKKVDSVGQTGAGSKYCSGMACCQAPINYHSSPTQVRLRWLDAGNHSEALTFLPTHVFVAEEGWFDQRPLADQLLSVKQSPPRAALEVPLVLLWGVRQGLPPLPNLPANATTACSADADRVLCKSDHSVCAAGNLGYTCQCQQGYDGNPYLAHGCQDINECERPQDHWCFGECINTIGGYKCQCPRGTHGNYTVRDGCIKSSATGISIGIGVGSASGFMLLVLAGIFVTQRIKHKRQIMLKQKFFKQNRGQLLQQLVSPRADIAEKMIIPVDELAKATNNFDKARELGGGGHGTVYKGILSDLHVVAIKKSKIAVQKEIDEFINEVAILSQINHRNVVKLLGCCLETEVPLLVYEFISNGTLYDHLHVEGPKSLSWVTRLRIATETASALAYLHSSVSIPIIHRDIKSSNILLEETMTSKVSDFGASRYIPMDKTGLTTMVQGTIGYLDPMYFYTGRLTEKSDVYSFGVILVELLTRKKPFSYFFHDGDGLVSHFVNLLATENLAEILDPQVIHEGGKEVHEVSILAASCIKLNGEDRPTMRQVEHALEGLVSKKYVQTDMNVGTNEENDIVMMNCSSKMERRSTQEWSRRYSMEEEILMSARYPR; from the exons ATGGCCATAGGCTCAGCAGCATTCGCGGTGGTGTTAGCGATCGCGGCGGCCGCGGCAGAGTCTCCAGCACCAGCAGCGCCGATAGGGCTGGCCGACTGCAACACCAGCTGCGGGGGCGTGAGCGTGCCGTACCCTTTCGGCTTCGGGCCGCCGCGCTGCTACTGGCCGGGGTTCAACCTGACCTGCGACCGGAGCAGCGGCCAGCTGCTCCTGGGCGACGGCACGCTCCGTGTCGCCGAGATCTCCCTCCGGAACGCCACGGTGCGCGTGGTGCGCAGCGGCTCCATCATCGACAGCGCCAGCATCACCTCAGACCGGAACGTCTCCTTCGGCGGCAGCTTCATGAACCACGGCTACATGCTGTCCAACGGCAACGAGCTGGTGCTCTCCGGGTGCAACCTGGTGGCGACGCTGGTGGAGGACCTCGGCGTCGGGCCCGGCAGGTCGGGCATCATCAGCGGCTGCGCGTCCTTTTGCTCGTTCCGCAACAAGAAGGTGGACAGCGTCGGGCAGACGGGGGCGGGCAGCAAGTACTGCTCCGGCATGGCGTGCTGCCAGGCGCCCATCAACTACCACAGCTCCCCCACGCAGGTTCGCCTCAGGTGGCTGGACGCCGGGAACCACAGCGAGGCGCTGACGTTCCTGCCGACCCACGTGTTCGTGGCGGAGGAGGGCTGGTTCGACCAGAGGCCGCTGGCCGACCAGCTGCTGAGCGTGAAGCAGAGCCCGCCGAGGGCGGCGCTCGAGGTGCCCCTTGTCCTCCTGTGGGGGGTCAGGCAGGGCCTTCCACCGCTGCCCAACTTGCCGGCCAACGCCACTACGGCATGCTCCGCCGACGCAGACCGCGTGCTCTGCAAGAGCGACCACAGCGTGTGCGCGGCCGGAAACTTGGGCTATACGTGCCAGTGCCAACAAGGTTACGACGGCAATCCTTATCTCGCCCATGGATGCCAAG ATATCAATGAATGTGAGCGGCCACAAGACCATTGGTGCTTCGGCGAGTGTATCAACACAATTGGAGGTTACAAATGCCAGTGCCCTCGAGGAACCCATGGCAACTACACCGTGAGAGATGGCTGCATCAAGTCCTCAGCTACAG GAATAAGCATCGGTATAGGAGTTGGCAGTGCATCTGGATTTATGCTTCTGGTTCTCGCTGGAATCTTCGTGACCCAAAGGATTAAACATAAGAGGCAAATAATGTTGAAGCAAAAGTTTTTCAAGCAAAATCGTGGACAACTGTTGCAACAATTGGTATCCCCAAGGGCAGACATTGCAGAAAAGATGATCATACCTGTAGATGAACTTGCAAAGGCAACAAATAACTTTGATAAAGCTCGTGAGCTTGGTGGTGGAGGGCATGGTACTGTCTACAAAGGTATTTTATCGGATCTACACGTTGTTGCCATCAAGAAGTCAAAGATAGCTGTTCAGAAGGAGATAGATGAGTTCATAAATGAGGTGGCCATCCTCTCACAAATTAATCACAGGAACGTAGTGAAACTTCTTGGATGTTGCCTAGAGACGGAGGTTCCATTGTTGGTTTACGAATTTATTTCAAATGGAACGCTCTATGACCATCTCCATGTTGAAGGGCCAAAGTCCCTTTCTTGGGTCACTAGGTTGAGGATTGCAACTGAAACTGCAAGTGCTCTTGCCTATCTTCATTCATCAGTTTCAATTCCAATTATCCATAGAGATATCAAGTCTAGTAACATACTTTTGGAAGAAACTATGACATCCAAGGTGTCGGACTTCGGAGCTTCAAGATACATTCCAATGGATAAAACAGGACTAACAACGATGGTGCAAGGAACAATTGGATACTTGGACCCTATGTACTTCTACACAGGACGCCTTACAGAGAAAAGTGATGTGTATAGCTTTGGTGTCATTCTTGTGGAACTACTAACAAGGAAGAAACCATTTTCGTATTTTTTCCACGATGGAGATGGCCTTGTTTCCCATTTTGTCAACTTGCTTGCTACAGAAAATCTGGCCGAAATACTAGATCCTCAAGTCATTCATGAGGGAGGCAAAGAAGTACATGAGGTCTCCATACTTGCAGCATCATGTATAAAGTTAAATGGCGAGGACCGGCCCACAATGCGACAGGTGGAACATGCACTCGAAGGTCTTGTATCCAAGAAGTATGTCCAAACTGATATGAATGTAGGGACAAATGAAGAGAATGACATTGTTATGATGAATTGCTCATCGAAAATGGAAAGACGAAGCACGCAAGAGTGGAGCAGAAGATATAGCATGGAAGAAGAAATCTTGATGTCTGCAAGGTATCCTCGGTAG
- the LOC136473494 gene encoding uncharacterized protein: MEMELASESSEMELAPVSDMELAPDSEMEVVPDSITPNSEMELTLDSEMEVVPDSITPDSEMELAPDSEMEVVPDSLPPGSFLCARCHLVHEDRQAWNRAHSRLWPCSRCGLIHADYIIHAMLHGLDEFDCELFINCYKELLPGRKDNQRELAAKKDDAKASQE, translated from the exons ATGGAGATGGAGCTCGCGTCGGAGTCCTCAGAGATGGAGTTggcgccggtctcggacatggaGCTCGCGCCGGACTCGGAGATGGAGGTGGTGCCGGACTCCATCACGCCGAACTCGGAGATGGAGCTCACGCTGGACTCGGAGATGGAGGTGGTGCCGGACTCCATCACGCCGGACTCGGAGATGGAGCTCGCGCCGGACTCGGAGATGGAGGTGGTGCCGGATTCCTTGCCGCCGGGCTCTTTTCTTTGCGCTCGCTGTCATCTCGTCCATGAGGACCGCCAAGCATGGAATCGTGCGCACTCACGGTTGTGGCCATGCTCTCGCTGCGGTCTCATCCATGCGGATTACATAATCCACGCCATGCTTCACGGCCTCGACGAGTTCGACTGTGAGCTTTTCATTAACTGTTACAAGGAGCTGCTGCCGGGAAGGAAAGATAATCAGCGTGAGCTCGCTGCCAAGAAGGATGACGCCAAAGCATCG CAAGAGTAG